A genomic segment from Bacteroidia bacterium encodes:
- the sprA gene encoding cell surface protein SprA, translating to MAGHKSGKLYSVTAPFAAGFAALIFASSVTLEPGHLSVSEFNPDRLVLASDTDSVKTIDLPYPFTDQSNSDPMYRDESPLFLNDPSNIKTIVTFDPDSNMYIVEQKMGSIDYRPPSYMTVDEYMNWQKEQHLKEYWKQKTHADELNSQNGKKGFNPKLHVKGQVFQDIFGGNTVDIRPQGSAELTFGVNISKTDNPSIPEKQRRLTTFDFNEKIQLNVIGKIGEKLKLTTSYNTEATFDYENQMKLEFTGFEDDIIKKIEAGNVSLPLSGTLITGSTSLFGIKTQLQFGKVTVTNVFSQQKGKKSEIEITGGAQTSNFEVNGDNYEANKHYFLSQWFRDHYESALATLPGVASNINVNKVEVWITNTTSSITDTRHLIAFTDLGEEDSNLTSPLVIGNLGPVALPNTTPGNSNNGLNPSVFPVTYPQVRDKNQVAGFLTSPLNFLPVFEAVRDFEKVISARKLTPSEYYVNEKLGFISLNTQLNPDQVLAVAFQYTVNGDVFQVGEFSTDGVADSSCILVKLLKSTNVSTRRDTLMWDLMMKNVYAIGAYQVKAQDFKLDVLYNNPSSGTYVNVLPENNLGISGQQLIQVLNLDNMNTSMNNTPDGMFDFLDKITINASNGRVYLPAVEPFGDYLRKQINPTGNVNLVVIENKYAYDQLYDSSKTAAQQFPDKNRFLIRGSYKSASGSEISLNAANVPQGSVMVTAGGVPLIENQDYTVDYALGKVKIINEGILQSGTPIKISLESNSLFSIQSKTMIGTRIDYRVSRDFNLGFTHVRLNEKPLTQKVNIGDEPIKNNVVGIDGNYRTEAPWLTRLVDKLPLYATKEISTITTSFEGAKLFPGHSKAIGKDGNSYIDDFEGSQTNIDIKSVGAWTLASVPQLQPTLFPEAADTGTSPGMNRALLSWYVIDPILLRTTQVVTNTNQQSNNLTREILETELFPNKQSPTGQPINIPTLDLSFYPQEPGPYNYNVDSTFLASGLDINGKLKDPASRWAGIMRKIETNDFEAANVEYIQFWLMDPFVRDANGTPTDYTEIFPSYNVMNNSGDLYINIGNVSEDILKDGRKSFENGLPNPNNTTLPTIQTSWGNIPTTTSIVNAFDNTNDGRRGQDIGLDGLADTDPLGGSNNETNFFDWYLGRIAAVYGTSSTAYQNMVDATGENGDVSHDYYHHYRGDYDDLQYDIIRRYKYYNGMEGNSPVESGDNGYTQSSTTIPNTEDVNRDNNLNETESYYQYRIRVNPTDINPNNVGNNYITNVYQSSAPAPNGQTKVVYWYQFKIPLSQFQKVGNIEDFKSIRFFRMYMKGFQTPMVMRFAKLDLVRGEWRKYAYDLLAPGDYQPNDNGCTTFDISGVNYEENGSKQPVNYVLPPDIEQETDITTANLVKLNEQALALRTCCLKDGDSRACYKNVSLDVRSYKKMKMFVHAEAGPNNEVLNDGDVTLFVRLGTDYTSNYYEYEIPLYVTAPGYYSNTSDDDKRRVWRFENDLIMNFADLQSAKQERNSKMAISTSGVSLTTEYLVTIQDEQGNTRFIRVKGNPNLSTIKTIMIGVRNKKKIAGDGDDGLSKCTEVWVNELRLTDFDEIGGWAATGRITAKLADLGSITLAGNISTPGWGSLEKKVSERKKETVLSYDIITQVELGKFFPTGWNIRVPLYYGFSETRINPQFNPYDPDIELSNVYSNTEFSDAYKDSIRNSAQDYTRRKSINLTNVKKERGKDKKKTHFYDVENLALNLSYSEIFQHNYSVAHYLSRDYRGGITYNFNTQPKPWKPLEKKKLFRSKHLTLLREFNLNLYPSSFAFVMDVNRYYSERLLRDITGEYLTIDTAFQKRFSILRTYDLRWDITKGLKLQYSATNTGQIREPDGKIDNEQEKDTIRNEIKRGGTTTTFNQTARVDYTIPINKIPIFDWITANAGYSASFNWERPMFAADTLGRVLQNTQGKTLNTQMNMVNFYNKVKYFKKVNAKFQKKNAQQPTTGKGGKTPPKANADTTKKKEKDQNEITILDYLARTLMMVRNASFSVTNNQGTTLPGYTQNTNFFGMASTTPYQESFSPGLGFVLGGQNPDIHTELSSAGLMTTANHNTAYLNNYTLNYNGRVNVEPINNFKIEFTANRNYSKNRTMFYVFDPLDDMFEERNVAHAGNFSMSFLSWRTAFSKLGKKDFSYDPFTQFKNMRAEMSALLAGDYGNSTGVTNGFYNGYGATSQQVMMFSFLAGYGGYNAGGVSRNVFPTIPKPNWRITYDGLSKVKALQKLFKTVTLSHAYRSTYSFSYVQNLNYTEDPNTGLPNAFNSAGDFILPEQISTITLSEQFSPLIKVDVTMNNKITANFEIKKDRNIALSLTSSQVTEIFGQEYVIGAGYRIPDVKIQFGKKKKKSKTDSKKRTLKSDLNLKADLSIRRNVTVLRKIVENVTQPTAGQLVLSVKTSADYVISERLNIRLFYDQLITRPVISTSYNSSNTNAGIALRFTL from the coding sequence ATGGCAGGCCACAAAAGCGGAAAACTCTATTCGGTTACAGCCCCCTTCGCGGCGGGCTTTGCCGCTTTGATTTTCGCCTCCAGCGTTACACTTGAACCCGGCCATCTGTCCGTTTCGGAATTTAACCCTGACCGGCTTGTTTTGGCCTCGGATACAGACTCGGTTAAAACCATTGACCTGCCGTACCCGTTCACAGATCAAAGCAACAGTGATCCAATGTACAGGGATGAGAGTCCGCTCTTCCTGAATGACCCATCCAATATAAAAACCATCGTCACCTTTGATCCCGATTCCAACATGTACATCGTGGAACAGAAAATGGGTTCCATCGATTACCGTCCGCCTTCTTACATGACTGTGGATGAGTACATGAACTGGCAGAAAGAGCAGCACCTGAAAGAATACTGGAAGCAAAAGACGCATGCGGATGAATTGAATTCCCAAAACGGAAAGAAGGGATTCAATCCAAAACTCCATGTGAAGGGACAAGTATTTCAGGATATTTTCGGCGGGAACACGGTAGATATCCGCCCACAGGGAAGCGCGGAGTTGACATTTGGCGTAAATATTTCGAAAACAGATAACCCTTCTATCCCGGAAAAGCAGCGCCGACTGACCACCTTTGACTTTAACGAGAAGATTCAGCTGAACGTGATCGGTAAAATCGGAGAAAAACTGAAACTGACAACCTCGTATAACACCGAAGCGACCTTCGATTATGAAAATCAGATGAAACTGGAATTCACCGGTTTTGAGGATGATATCATCAAGAAGATCGAGGCAGGAAACGTAAGTCTTCCGCTCTCGGGCACACTGATTACCGGAAGTACTTCCCTCTTCGGTATTAAAACACAGCTTCAGTTCGGGAAAGTAACTGTGACCAATGTTTTTTCGCAGCAAAAAGGAAAGAAAAGCGAAATTGAGATTACCGGGGGAGCCCAGACCAGTAACTTTGAAGTCAACGGCGACAATTACGAAGCCAACAAACATTATTTTCTCTCCCAGTGGTTCAGAGACCATTACGAGTCTGCTCTGGCTACCTTGCCGGGTGTGGCTTCCAATATCAATGTAAATAAGGTAGAGGTGTGGATTACCAATACCACCAGCAGCATTACCGATACAAGGCACCTCATTGCGTTTACTGATTTGGGGGAGGAGGACTCTAATCTGACATCCCCTCTTGTGATTGGAAACCTGGGGCCGGTTGCGCTGCCGAATACCACACCGGGCAACTCGAATAACGGATTGAACCCTTCGGTATTCCCGGTAACCTACCCGCAGGTCCGTGATAAAAACCAGGTCGCAGGTTTTTTAACAAGCCCACTGAACTTTCTACCCGTTTTTGAGGCGGTGCGGGATTTTGAAAAGGTGATTTCGGCCCGAAAGCTTACTCCATCAGAGTATTACGTGAATGAGAAGCTGGGCTTCATTTCACTGAACACCCAACTGAACCCTGACCAGGTTCTGGCTGTGGCTTTTCAGTATACCGTGAACGGAGATGTTTTTCAGGTGGGAGAATTCTCTACCGACGGGGTTGCCGATTCTTCCTGCATTCTGGTGAAGCTTTTGAAAAGTACTAACGTATCTACACGCCGCGATACCCTGATGTGGGATCTGATGATGAAGAACGTTTATGCCATTGGTGCTTATCAGGTAAAGGCACAGGATTTCAAGCTGGATGTACTGTACAACAATCCCAGTTCCGGTACCTATGTGAACGTGCTTCCGGAAAATAATCTTGGTATCAGCGGGCAACAGCTTATACAGGTGCTGAACCTGGATAATATGAATACCTCCATGAATAATACGCCGGACGGCATGTTCGATTTCCTGGATAAAATTACCATTAACGCCAGTAACGGAAGGGTGTACCTTCCCGCCGTGGAGCCATTTGGCGATTACCTGCGCAAACAAATCAATCCGACCGGCAATGTGAACCTGGTGGTGATCGAAAATAAGTATGCCTACGATCAGCTGTATGATTCGTCTAAGACTGCGGCACAGCAGTTTCCTGATAAAAACCGTTTTCTGATAAGAGGTTCCTATAAGTCTGCCTCCGGGTCAGAGATTTCACTGAATGCGGCCAATGTACCGCAGGGATCCGTTATGGTTACTGCCGGAGGAGTGCCTCTTATCGAGAATCAGGATTATACTGTGGATTATGCCCTGGGAAAGGTCAAAATCATCAATGAGGGAATTCTGCAGTCGGGAACTCCGATCAAGATCTCATTGGAAAGTAATTCGCTTTTCTCCATTCAGAGTAAAACAATGATCGGTACTCGGATAGATTACCGCGTAAGCCGCGATTTCAATCTTGGTTTTACACACGTTCGTTTGAATGAGAAGCCGCTCACACAAAAGGTGAATATCGGGGATGAACCCATTAAGAATAATGTGGTGGGAATCGACGGAAATTACCGGACCGAAGCTCCTTGGCTAACCCGCCTGGTGGATAAGCTGCCACTTTACGCCACGAAGGAAATTTCCACCATTACCACCTCGTTTGAAGGAGCCAAGTTATTCCCCGGACATTCCAAGGCGATTGGCAAGGATGGTAATTCGTACATCGATGATTTTGAAGGAAGCCAAACTAACATTGATATTAAGTCGGTGGGTGCATGGACCCTGGCATCGGTACCCCAGCTGCAACCTACTCTTTTCCCGGAAGCAGCCGACACCGGCACATCGCCCGGCATGAACCGTGCGCTTCTGTCGTGGTATGTGATAGATCCCATTCTCCTCCGTACAACACAGGTGGTAACCAATACCAATCAGCAGTCGAATAACCTCACACGCGAAATTCTGGAAACCGAGCTGTTCCCGAATAAACAGTCGCCTACCGGACAGCCCATCAACATTCCAACACTGGACCTCAGTTTTTATCCGCAGGAACCAGGACCTTATAACTACAATGTGGATAGTACTTTTCTGGCCTCCGGACTGGACATTAACGGGAAGTTAAAGGATCCCGCTTCGCGCTGGGCCGGTATCATGCGAAAGATAGAAACAAATGATTTTGAGGCAGCGAATGTGGAGTATATTCAGTTCTGGCTGATGGATCCTTTCGTACGCGATGCGAACGGAACCCCGACGGATTACACCGAGATTTTCCCCAGCTATAATGTAATGAACAACAGCGGGGATCTGTACATTAATATCGGAAATGTATCGGAGGATATTCTGAAGGACGGACGAAAGAGTTTTGAGAACGGTCTTCCCAACCCGAACAATACAACACTTCCCACTATTCAGACCAGCTGGGGAAATATTCCAACGACCACTTCGATCGTGAACGCCTTTGACAATACCAATGACGGAAGACGGGGGCAGGATATCGGATTAGACGGACTGGCCGATACCGATCCGCTGGGTGGTTCCAATAACGAAACAAACTTTTTTGACTGGTACCTGGGACGGATTGCTGCCGTTTATGGAACGTCTTCAACAGCCTACCAGAACATGGTGGATGCAACAGGTGAAAATGGTGATGTCTCCCACGATTATTATCACCACTACAGGGGAGATTATGATGACCTGCAATACGACATCATCCGCCGCTACAAATATTATAACGGAATGGAGGGTAACTCACCGGTGGAAAGCGGTGACAACGGATATACCCAGTCGTCTACCACGATCCCCAATACGGAAGATGTTAACCGTGATAACAACCTGAACGAAACGGAGAGCTATTATCAGTACCGCATCCGGGTAAATCCCACGGATATTAATCCAAACAATGTGGGGAACAATTATATTACCAATGTTTACCAGTCGTCTGCTCCGGCACCGAATGGTCAAACGAAGGTGGTGTACTGGTATCAGTTTAAGATTCCACTGTCCCAATTTCAGAAAGTGGGTAATATAGAAGATTTTAAATCCATTCGTTTCTTCAGGATGTACATGAAGGGTTTCCAAACGCCGATGGTGATGCGCTTCGCCAAACTGGATCTCGTGAGGGGTGAATGGAGAAAGTATGCATATGATCTTCTCGCACCCGGTGATTATCAGCCCAATGACAACGGCTGTACTACCTTCGATATTTCAGGAGTAAACTATGAAGAAAACGGAAGCAAACAACCGGTGAACTATGTGCTGCCTCCGGATATTGAGCAGGAAACAGATATTACCACGGCGAATCTGGTAAAACTGAACGAACAGGCACTGGCGCTGCGCACCTGCTGCCTGAAGGACGGAGATTCCCGGGCCTGTTACAAGAATGTAAGCCTGGATGTACGGTCCTACAAAAAAATGAAAATGTTTGTTCACGCGGAGGCCGGTCCCAATAACGAAGTACTGAATGACGGAGATGTTACTCTTTTTGTCCGTCTGGGAACCGATTATACATCGAATTACTACGAATACGAAATTCCGCTCTATGTAACTGCTCCGGGATATTACAGCAATACCAGCGATGACGATAAACGGAGAGTGTGGAGATTTGAAAACGATCTGATCATGAATTTCGCGGATCTGCAATCGGCCAAACAGGAGCGCAATTCAAAAATGGCCATCAGCACCAGTGGCGTTTCACTTACTACTGAATACCTGGTGACCATACAGGACGAGCAGGGTAATACCCGTTTCATCCGCGTGAAAGGTAATCCCAACCTCAGCACAATCAAAACCATAATGATTGGTGTGCGAAATAAGAAGAAGATTGCCGGCGATGGCGACGATGGCCTCAGTAAGTGTACAGAAGTATGGGTGAATGAGCTGCGATTGACTGATTTTGATGAGATTGGGGGCTGGGCGGCAACCGGACGCATTACCGCCAAACTGGCTGATCTGGGAAGTATTACTCTGGCGGGAAACATCAGCACGCCGGGATGGGGCAGCCTTGAAAAGAAAGTGAGTGAGCGCAAAAAGGAGACAGTACTGTCATACGATATCATTACCCAGGTGGAATTGGGTAAGTTTTTCCCGACCGGATGGAATATCCGTGTGCCGCTCTATTATGGATTCTCTGAAACCCGGATCAATCCGCAGTTTAATCCTTACGATCCTGACATTGAACTAAGCAACGTGTACAGCAATACCGAATTTTCCGACGCATATAAGGATTCCATTCGCAATTCGGCACAGGATTATACCCGTAGAAAGAGCATTAATCTCACGAATGTGAAAAAGGAACGCGGGAAGGACAAGAAGAAAACACACTTCTATGATGTGGAAAATCTGGCCCTTAACCTGTCCTATTCCGAAATTTTCCAGCACAATTACAGTGTGGCGCATTATCTGTCCAGAGATTACCGGGGTGGGATAACCTATAACTTTAATACGCAGCCCAAACCGTGGAAACCACTCGAAAAGAAAAAGTTATTCCGGTCAAAGCACCTGACGCTGTTACGGGAGTTCAATCTTAATCTGTATCCCAGCAGCTTCGCTTTTGTCATGGACGTAAACAGGTACTACTCCGAACGACTGCTGAGGGATATCACAGGAGAGTACCTGACTATTGATACGGCTTTCCAAAAGCGCTTTAGTATACTTCGGACCTATGATCTGCGGTGGGATATAACCAAAGGCCTGAAATTGCAGTACTCCGCTACCAATACCGGGCAGATCAGAGAACCTGACGGAAAGATTGATAATGAGCAGGAGAAAGACACTATACGCAACGAAATCAAGCGGGGCGGAACTACTACAACCTTCAATCAAACGGCACGGGTGGACTATACCATTCCGATTAATAAAATTCCAATTTTCGACTGGATCACTGCGAATGCCGGATATTCTGCTTCTTTCAACTGGGAACGGCCAATGTTTGCAGCGGATACCCTCGGAAGAGTGTTGCAGAACACACAAGGTAAGACGCTGAACACCCAGATGAATATGGTAAACTTCTATAATAAGGTGAAGTACTTCAAAAAGGTTAACGCTAAATTCCAGAAGAAAAATGCCCAGCAGCCCACTACCGGGAAGGGAGGTAAGACCCCGCCGAAGGCCAATGCAGACACTACAAAAAAGAAGGAAAAAGATCAAAACGAGATCACGATTCTTGATTACCTGGCCCGTACGCTGATGATGGTTCGTAACGCATCATTCTCCGTTACAAATAACCAGGGAACAACGCTTCCGGGATATACGCAAAACACCAACTTTTTCGGGATGGCTTCCACGACCCCTTACCAGGAATCATTTTCGCCCGGGCTGGGTTTTGTACTCGGCGGACAGAACCCCGATATTCACACAGAACTTTCTTCAGCCGGCTTAATGACTACGGCGAATCATAATACCGCATACCTGAATAACTATACGCTTAACTATAACGGCAGGGTAAACGTTGAACCAATTAATAATTTTAAAATTGAATTCACGGCCAACAGGAATTATTCAAAGAACCGGACCATGTTCTATGTTTTTGATCCGCTGGATGATATGTTCGAGGAGCGAAATGTAGCGCATGCAGGTAACTTTTCCATGTCATTCCTTTCCTGGCGTACGGCTTTTTCAAAATTAGGGAAGAAGGATTTCTCCTACGACCCGTTCACTCAATTTAAAAACATGCGCGCTGAGATGTCGGCTCTCCTGGCAGGCGACTACGGAAACAGCACCGGGGTAACGAACGGGTTTTACAACGGATACGGAGCCACCTCGCAGCAGGTGATGATGTTCTCCTTTCTGGCGGGATACGGAGGATATAATGCGGGTGGAGTCAGCCGTAATGTGTTCCCTACTATTCCAAAGCCCAACTGGCGGATCACCTACGATGGCCTTTCGAAGGTAAAGGCCCTGCAAAAGCTGTTTAAAACCGTTACACTTTCACATGCCTACCGTTCTACGTACAGCTTCTCCTACGTACAGAACCTGAACTACACGGAGGATCCGAATACGGGGTTGCCCAATGCCTTCAACAGCGCCGGCGATTTCATACTCCCTGAACAAATCAGCACCATAACCCTGAGTGAACAGTTCTCACCGCTGATCAAGGTGGACGTAACGATGAATAATAAGATTACAGCGAATTTTGAGATCAAAAAGGACCGAAACATTGCACTCAGTCTGACCAGCTCACAAGTCACGGAGATTTTCGGTCAGGAATATGTGATTGGAGCCGGTTACCGCATACCGGATGTGAAGATTCAGTTCGGAAAGAAAAAGAAGAAGTCCAAGACGGATTCAAAGAAGCGGACATTGAAAAGCGACCTGAATCTCAAGGCGGACCTATCCATCCGCAGAAACGTAACCGTTCTCAGAAAAATAGTGGAAAATGTAACCCAGCCTACGGCAGGTCAGCTGGTATTATCCGTGAAAACCTCGGCGGATTACGTAATTTCCGAGCGCCTGAATATCCGTCTGTTCTACGACCAGCTGATCACCCGACCCGTGATCTCTACCAGTTACAATTCCTCCAATACAAATGCCGGAATTGCTCTTAGGTTTACTTTGTAA
- the ruvA gene encoding Holliday junction branch migration protein RuvA, translating to MYEYFQGKLVEKTPTHCVVDCNGVAFHLNISLSTSAKLGISKECKLYAYLAVREDAHVLYGFFDTGERDMFRMLISVSGVGAATARMILSSLSPEEIAGGIAAGNVSLFKSVKGIGEKSAQRIIVDLKNKVGKTGAPVNFLTAHNKTREEALSALTALGFTRAAGEKALEKVIKSDPSDRPAEQLIKEALKFL from the coding sequence ATGTACGAATATTTCCAGGGAAAATTGGTGGAGAAAACCCCTACACATTGTGTGGTGGATTGTAATGGAGTGGCATTTCATTTGAATATTTCCCTTTCAACATCGGCAAAACTGGGCATTTCTAAAGAATGTAAACTTTATGCATACCTGGCGGTCAGGGAAGATGCGCATGTTCTTTACGGATTCTTCGATACAGGAGAACGGGATATGTTCCGAATGCTTATTTCAGTTTCCGGGGTGGGAGCAGCAACCGCCCGAATGATCCTTTCGTCTTTGTCACCGGAGGAGATTGCCGGAGGAATCGCTGCAGGTAACGTTTCTCTTTTTAAATCGGTGAAAGGGATTGGTGAAAAATCAGCTCAGAGAATCATTGTGGATCTGAAGAATAAAGTAGGCAAAACCGGTGCTCCGGTAAATTTCCTTACGGCTCACAATAAAACCCGTGAGGAGGCGTTAAGTGCCTTGACCGCGCTGGGATTTACCCGGGCTGCTGGTGAAAAGGCCCTTGAAAAAGTTATTAAATCTGATCCTTCCGACCGGCCGGCGGAACAACTGATCAAAGAAGCACTTAAGTTCTTGTAG
- a CDS encoding NADP-dependent malic enzyme, with protein sequence MAKLRKQDALDYHSQGRKGKIEVIPTKPHSSQRDLTLAYSPGVAEPCLEIEKNPDDVYKYTAKGNLVAVISNGTAVLGLGNIGPMASKPVMEGKGMLFKIYADIDVFDIEIDALDPEVFIQTVKAIAPTFGGINLEDIKAPECFEIERRLKEELTIPLMHDDQHGTAIISSAALLNACEVSGKDVSKVKIVVNGAGASAISCAKLYLALGAKKENILMLDSKGPLTTDRSDLDQNKKFFARTIDKKITDLAGAMKGADVFLGLSKGNVVTQKMIQSMAKNAIVFALANPDPEIPYEDAVASREDVIIATGRSDHPNQVNNVLGFPYIFRGALDVRATCINEEMKLAAVYAIAQLAKEPVPESVNSAYHSRNLVFGRDYIIPKPIDPRLIATVAPAVAKAAIDSGVSRSGIADWETYKNELVNRLGLDNKLIRFITNKARQNPKRVVFTEADHYKILKAAQQVKDEGIARPILLGDVSKIRKMIEENHLDLQDVPIIDSRDPGEEERRNSFGEQFFNKRKRRGFTLYEARQIMRERNYFGAMMVETGDADAMISGLTRKYADPIRPALQCIGVQDGVRRCAGMYILNNKQGPFFFADTTMNVDPTVQDLVDITVLTAQSVRRFNIVPRIAMLSYSNFGSSEGPVPDKVREAVAILHRDYPGMIVDGDIQANIAMNNELLKEVFPFSELVDKKVNTLIFPNLASGNIAYKLMQTMGGAEAIGPILLGLKKPVHVLQLGSAVREIVNMVTIAVIDAQAHHR encoded by the coding sequence ATGGCCAAACTCAGAAAGCAGGACGCCCTGGACTACCATTCCCAGGGCAGGAAGGGTAAGATCGAAGTGATTCCTACCAAACCCCACTCCTCGCAGCGCGACCTGACATTGGCCTATTCGCCAGGTGTTGCTGAACCCTGTCTCGAAATCGAGAAGAATCCGGATGACGTTTATAAGTACACAGCAAAAGGGAACCTGGTGGCAGTGATTTCTAATGGAACGGCAGTGCTCGGACTCGGCAATATAGGACCAATGGCTTCCAAACCGGTGATGGAAGGAAAAGGAATGCTCTTCAAGATCTACGCGGATATTGACGTGTTCGATATTGAGATTGATGCACTGGATCCTGAGGTGTTCATCCAGACGGTGAAGGCGATCGCGCCAACATTCGGAGGAATCAACCTGGAGGACATCAAAGCCCCGGAATGTTTTGAAATAGAAAGACGCCTGAAGGAGGAACTGACTATTCCGCTGATGCACGACGATCAACACGGAACAGCCATCATCTCTTCGGCCGCTTTACTCAACGCCTGTGAGGTATCCGGAAAGGATGTGAGTAAAGTGAAGATTGTAGTGAACGGCGCCGGCGCTTCCGCTATTTCATGTGCGAAACTCTACCTGGCTCTCGGCGCGAAAAAGGAAAATATCCTGATGCTGGACAGCAAAGGACCTCTGACCACTGACCGCAGCGATTTGGATCAGAATAAAAAATTCTTCGCACGAACAATTGATAAAAAGATTACGGATCTCGCCGGAGCAATGAAAGGTGCTGATGTGTTCCTTGGCCTTTCCAAGGGAAATGTGGTTACCCAGAAAATGATCCAAAGCATGGCGAAGAACGCTATCGTGTTCGCGCTGGCCAATCCTGACCCGGAAATTCCTTATGAAGATGCCGTTGCTTCGCGGGAAGATGTGATCATTGCCACCGGGCGTTCGGATCATCCCAACCAGGTTAACAATGTGCTGGGGTTCCCTTATATTTTTCGCGGTGCGCTGGATGTGCGTGCCACATGTATCAACGAGGAAATGAAGCTTGCTGCCGTGTATGCTATTGCCCAGCTGGCAAAGGAGCCCGTACCGGAAAGCGTGAACTCGGCCTATCATTCCAGAAATCTGGTCTTCGGGCGGGATTATATCATTCCAAAACCTATTGACCCGCGGCTGATCGCCACGGTGGCTCCGGCGGTGGCCAAAGCAGCAATTGATTCCGGTGTATCTCGCTCAGGCATCGCCGACTGGGAGACCTATAAGAACGAATTGGTAAACAGACTCGGCCTCGATAACAAACTGATCCGCTTCATCACCAATAAGGCCCGTCAGAATCCCAAACGGGTGGTATTCACTGAGGCGGATCACTACAAGATCCTTAAAGCAGCACAGCAGGTCAAGGACGAAGGGATAGCGCGCCCCATTCTGCTGGGAGATGTAAGCAAGATCCGGAAGATGATTGAGGAAAATCACCTTGATCTTCAGGATGTACCTATAATTGATTCCAGAGATCCGGGGGAGGAAGAACGAAGAAATTCCTTCGGAGAACAATTCTTCAATAAGCGCAAACGCAGAGGTTTCACACTCTATGAAGCCCGTCAGATCATGCGGGAAAGAAACTACTTCGGCGCCATGATGGTTGAAACCGGTGACGCGGATGCGATGATCTCAGGACTTACCCGGAAATATGCTGATCCGATCCGACCTGCCCTGCAATGCATTGGTGTTCAGGATGGTGTGCGGCGCTGCGCGGGTATGTACATACTGAATAACAAACAAGGGCCCTTCTTTTTTGCTGACACTACCATGAATGTGGATCCTACGGTGCAGGACCTTGTGGATATTACCGTACTCACTGCCCAGTCGGTGCGCAGGTTCAATATCGTTCCCCGCATCGCCATGCTTTCTTATTCCAATTTCGGTTCCAGCGAAGGACCCGTGCCCGACAAAGTGCGCGAAGCCGTTGCCATTCTGCACCGGGATTATCCTGGAATGATCGTTGACGGGGATATTCAGGCTAATATCGCCATGAACAACGAACTGCTCAAGGAGGTTTTTCCGTTCTCGGAACTGGTAGATAAGAAAGTAAATACCCTGATATTCCCCAATCTTGCTTCGGGGAATATTGCTTACAAACTCATGCAAACCATGGGAGGCGCGGAAGCCATCGGACCCATTCTGCTCGGGTTAAAAAAGCCGGTGCATGTTCTGCAGCTGGGAAGTGCGGTGCGTGAAATTGTGAACATGGTTACCATTGCCGTTATAGACGCTCAAGCCCATCACCGCTGA
- a CDS encoding NAD-dependent deacylase has translation MDRNVKKLVVFTGAGVSEESGLKTFRDSGGLWEEYNVMDVATPEAWEKNPALVLEFYNKRRRQILEARPNRAHNVIASLQDHFDVQVITQNIDNLHERAGSKHVLHLHGEITKSRSSADPKLIYSLRNDELKMGQLCEKGSQLRPHIVWFGEIVPNIEEAQRLSSLADIFVIVGTSLNVYPAAGLVDYAPYDVPKFVVDPNHTRAELIPNLEIIRAKAGEGMEQLLKELMQLK, from the coding sequence ATGGATCGGAACGTTAAAAAACTGGTGGTCTTCACCGGAGCCGGAGTGAGTGAGGAAAGCGGACTTAAAACCTTTCGCGACAGCGGGGGCTTGTGGGAGGAATACAATGTGATGGATGTGGCAACCCCGGAAGCCTGGGAGAAGAATCCGGCGCTTGTGCTTGAGTTTTACAATAAGCGCCGCAGGCAGATTCTTGAAGCGCGTCCGAACCGTGCGCACAATGTGATCGCGTCGCTCCAGGATCACTTTGATGTGCAGGTAATCACACAAAATATAGACAACCTGCATGAACGTGCCGGATCAAAACATGTACTTCATCTACATGGTGAGATCACCAAAAGCCGGAGTTCCGCGGATCCCAAATTGATTTACAGTTTGCGTAATGACGAGTTGAAGATGGGACAGCTATGCGAGAAAGGTTCACAGCTCCGTCCGCACATCGTATGGTTTGGAGAGATTGTTCCCAACATCGAAGAAGCGCAGCGATTATCGAGCCTGGCGGATATTTTTGTGATAGTAGGCACCTCGCTGAATGTATATCCCGCGGCCGGGCTTGTGGATTACGCTCCCTATGATGTTCCGAAATTTGTGGTAGATCCTAATCACACGCGTGCTGAACTTATTCCTAATCTGGAGATCATTCGTGCAAAGGCCGGGGAAGGAATGGAACAACTGCTGAAGGAACTCATGCAGCTGAAATAA